A window of Ptychodera flava strain L36383 chromosome 1, AS_Pfla_20210202, whole genome shotgun sequence contains these coding sequences:
- the LOC139138283 gene encoding uronyl 2-sulfotransferase-like encodes MLMIRIGRIFISPARLILIVGTLLFFAVVFKLTSQHIGPGSSSLLDTSLRFDGESALSPDMGLPLDPTGAWNETRVIFNRVSKVGSRSLLNVIMRLSQKLEFKRERSPVFVKVFLNETGEKIFIKEIEALEPPYIYDRHLDYVDFETYGSAVKPVWINLTRDPVSRLVSFYYYTRFGDSFSVPEWTGAPEDFNQTFDECVLNNKYECSTENTFRVVPYFCGQKDECRTPSRWAIEQAKKNVVEKFLFVGITEQFNSTLVILERLLPKFFEGALEAYKVTLSSIRDQFKSKSKIEPSEEALKIQRERMALEVEFYEFVKKRMLLIKEQLGIPENPM; translated from the coding sequence ATGTTGATGATTCGCATTGGACGGATATTCATCTCGCCTGCTCGGCTGATTCTCATCGTAGGCACCCTTCTCTTCTTCGCCGTTGTCTTCAAGCTTACTTCTCAACACATCGGACCAGGGTCTTCCTCGCTGCTCGACACCAGCCTTCGCTTCGACGGCGAGTCGGCGCTCTCCCCGGACATGGGCCTGCCTCTCGACCCGACCGGCGCCTGGAACGAGACGCGAGTCATCTTCAATCGCGTCAGCAAAGTCGGTAGCCGAAGTCTGCTCAACGTTATCATGCGACTCTCACAGAAGCTTGAGTTCAAGCGCGAACGTAGTCCAGTCTTCGTCAAAGTGTTCCTCAATGAGACTGGTGAGAAAATTTTTATAAAAGAGATCGAAGCGCTAGAACCACCATACATCTATGACCGGCATCTGGACTATGTAGATTTCGAAACTTACGGGTCGGCAGTCAAGCCAGTCTGGATCAATTTAACTCGTGACCCGGTGAGTCGTCTGGTGTCTTTTTATTACTACACCCGCTTTGGTGACTCCTTTTCGGTCCCCGAGTGGACAGGCGCGCCCGAAGACTTTAACCAGACATTCGATGAGTGCGTTTTGAACAACAAGTATGAATGCAGCACAGAGAACACTTTCCGGGTTGTCCCTTACTTCTGCGGTCAAAAAGACGAGTGCCGCACGCCCTCACGCTGGGCCATCGAGCAAGCGAAGAAAAATGTCGTAGAGAAATTCCTGTTCGTCGGCATCACAGAGCAGTTCAACTCAACCCTGGTCATCTTGGAGCGACTTCTCCCTAAATTCTTCGAGGGCGCCCTTGAGGCTTACAAAGTCACCCTGAGTAGCATCCGAGACCAATTCAAATCCAAATCCAAAATCGAACCGTCAGAGGAAGCGCTCAAAATCCAGCGAGAGCGCATGGCGTTGGAAGTTGAATTCTACGAATTCGTCAAGAAAAGGATGCTGCTCATCAAAGAACAGTTAGGCATTCCGGAAAATCCGATGTAG
- the LOC139138273 gene encoding uronyl 2-sulfotransferase-like gives MGVEVYKRYFRTFVTPTRFLMTSTLMTCLIVIVFVTSPRRIPIGAVQSSGSYGPASVDTRAISTNSEAAPAEAAPAADEAAAPAEGEQPAADAAAAAPAEGGGDQAAAEQPAAAAPAAPAAAGGGDGDVAPDTGLPIEESRFHSHDRMVYNRVDKCGSRSLLYTIDELTQKHGYKKVTSEEWNKKNLTQEEQKELVDEINGLEPPFIYDRHVYYTPFQRFGSKNPVWINLIRDPLRRFISLYYFKRFGDPHTAAGEFNMPEEIINRSFDDCVLNNIFECSTKASFRVVPYFCGHGEGCRMPNKWAVEQAKKNVVENYALVGILEHFNTTLKLLDKLVPQYFGGAMDAYLSVQNTGIVEKFKSISGKPPGEEAMAKMKERLALEYDFYNFAVARMEHLAKQFNIET, from the coding sequence ATGGGAGTTGAAGTTTACAAACGTTACTTTCGTACATTTGTCACTCCGACACGATTTTTGATGACAAGTACTCTCATGACATGTTTGATTGTTATCGTGTTCGTGACGTCGCCCAGACGAATACCGATCGGGGCTGTACAGTCGTCAGGCAGCTATGGACCGGCCAGCGTTGATACCAGGGCAATAAGCACAAACAGCGAAGCGGCCCCTGCTGAAGCAGCACCGGCGGCGGACGAGGCGGCTGCCCCGGCGGAGGGAGAGCAGCCTGCCGCGGACGCGGCAGCAGCAGCACCCGcggaaggaggaggcgaccagGCAGCCGCGGAGCAACCAGCAGCGGCTGCTCCAGCGGCACCAGCGGCGGCAGGCGGTGGCGACGGCGACGTGGCCCCCGACACGGGTCTTCCGATCGAGGAAAGCAGATTCCATAGCCACGATAGGATGGTGTACAATCGTGTCGATAAGTGCGGCAGCCGCAGTCTTTTGTACACCATCGACGAACTGACGCAAAAACACGGCTACAAGAAAGTAACCAGCGAAGAGTGGAACAAGAAAAATTTGACCCAGGAAGAGCAAAAAGAACTCGTAGACGAAATCAACGGTTTAGAACCGCCTTTCATCTATGACAGGCATGTGTACTACACGCCATTTCAAAGATTCGGATCCAAAAATCCAGTCTGGATCAACTTGATCAGAGACCCCCTACGAAGATTTATCTCCCTATACTACTTCAAGCGCTTTGGCGACCCCCACACCGCGGCAGGTGAGTTCAACATGCCGGAAGAGATTATCAACCGTTCCTTCGATGACTGCGTTCTGAACAACATATTCGAGTGCAGTACCAAGGCAAGTTTCCGCGTCGTGCCTTATTTTTGCGGACACGGTGAAGGCTGCAGAATGCCCAACAAGTGGGCTGTCGAACAAGCCAAGAAAAACGTCGTCGAAAATTATGCACTGGTTGGAATTTTGGAACACTTCAACACCACCCTCAAGCTCCTCGACAAGCTGGTTCCACAATACTTCGGTGGCGCCATGGATGCCTATCTCTCTGTCCAGAATACCGGTATCGTTGAGAAATTCAAGTCGATAAGTGGGAAACCTCCCGGCGAAGAAGCCATGGCTAAAATGAAAGAACGATTGGCGCTGGAGTACGACTTTTACAACTTCGCTGTCGCTAGGATGGAACACCTAGCAAAGCAATTCAACATTGAGACATAA